The genomic region TCGTGTCGCTGCTGTACGTGATGGAGGACGGCTCGTCTGCGGAAATCGCGATCGTCGGGCATGAGGGCATGATTGGCGTGTCGCTGTTCATGGGCGGCGAAACGACGCCGAGTCGCGCCGTCGTGCAAAGCGCTGGGCAGGCCTACCGGCTCGACGCGAGCGTCCTGAAAGAAGAATTCCGGCGCGGCAACTCGATGCAGCGTCTGTTGTTGCGCTATACGCAGGCGCTCATCACGCAGATGGCGCAGACCGCGGTATGCAACCGTCATCACTCGATCGATCAGCAGCTGTGCCGCTGGCTGCTGCTCAGCCTCGACCGCCTGCCTTCGAACCAGTTGCGCATGACGCAGGAACTGATCGCCAACATGCTGGGCGTGCGGCGGTCGGGCGTGACGGAGGCTGCTTTGAAGCTGCAGGACGCGGGCCTCATCCGCTACAACTACGGCCATATCCAAGTGCTGGACCGACCCGGGCTCGAAAAGCGCGTGTGCGAATGCTATGCGGTGGTCAAACGCGAATTCGACCGCCTGCTTCCCGATCTGAAGCGACTCTAGCCGCTACTGAGCCGCATCGTGCCGGCCTTTCCCGCAACTGCCCTCGATGTCCGAGAAGGCCCGGAAGCGGCCGATCGACACCTTGCCGCCAACCTCGC from Burkholderia cepacia ATCC 25416 harbors:
- a CDS encoding Crp/Fnr family transcriptional regulator, which gives rise to MQDNPPITENHLLAALPENERAHLAAYLTLVDMPLGKVLYESGGQLHHVYFPTTSIVSLLYVMEDGSSAEIAIVGHEGMIGVSLFMGGETTPSRAVVQSAGQAYRLDASVLKEEFRRGNSMQRLLLRYTQALITQMAQTAVCNRHHSIDQQLCRWLLLSLDRLPSNQLRMTQELIANMLGVRRSGVTEAALKLQDAGLIRYNYGHIQVLDRPGLEKRVCECYAVVKREFDRLLPDLKRL